A window of Hippoglossus stenolepis isolate QCI-W04-F060 chromosome 16, HSTE1.2, whole genome shotgun sequence contains these coding sequences:
- the tnrc6c1 gene encoding trinucleotide repeat-containing gene 6C protein isoform X2, whose amino-acid sequence MEDKKKKKQEEKKKKEAAQKKATEQITKVPDSAKLDPTPPLPPINPSAAPSVAPSSGNGKRAPSGGQPQTAQQPQTLLQQRYPPREVPPRFRQQEHKQLLKRGQPLPSGSLLLTTTTRPSTTEPAAAAVPAHSSPSCSSSSTASLPTDLPPQSSQGAQYDNPLWGHLPTNRSATSAASSTNLSGWDQLIIDQKDTEAWPSITLSKSQAPPGGCPLDTDPGRLTSSSSSSSSGSSSTSSSCSTVTMATGANSQTGHFPANHLSSKANSGTSPASHSGTSMLSSQVAANRSWGSGPGPSHCPPQSSVGNEGKSDSPVGGAGSRGWGSSSSTTNYNLNLNPNANPSAWPMLGHDGAGIGGGSSGGANTISPPQPTPNLCNQPGPPPAQTSTCTGANTNSNSSGIGSAWGGLMTSDMSEPHPSPSTNVSFSSEPQNLKTDGPNHTNKQEPSSPIHSLPGWGNAPVGMSSMGQPPKGGPQVNGEDSSSVWGNNGDSKAPSSKEAPGWNSGWGHGGGGAGNTGGWGDQSRGDWGKQHTEEPQGSWDTPSSPPQEPQAPQASPWGRAVSTAGASEGSSESMEGHPPCRDSSRDNPAPLLPAQDLDPRVLCNTGWGQTPVRQHTSWDMIESKRKNDAATESRGSGPTTPNNAQGPSNTSMGPTQRTDPGSKNDVPGSQGASGWGGSIAATNKPNSGWGEPPNNIKPPGAPSGWGNSPAGGPTTSVPKNGGQSWREEKSSGWDDSHIKATSQGWGEQQKASHSWGNSGGSNNTGDWGEPEESKKSPTNPAWEGEAGGWKEKPRGWGMAASGSGISGAGGNGGWGEPVSQRPSGPPQGWAGKPQDGPSGNSGGGGVGSWGGSNSVKQAAGLSGSKQESSADPTGWEEPSPPSIRRKMEIDDGTSAWGDPGAYNKAVNLWDKNNPGNSQAKVPTGGNNPPVPNNNHHHSHNHPYHGPPAPLQNHSQNSQNPGPTSGPMDPVVQHPPGPSHNRAPLIAQGWGEIPSSHTKSETSWGEPAPAPAPVSMDNGTSAWNKHTGSCGGWSDGNQDSYGRGNPAMTSASCKPAPKPMQDGWGGGGGGGGGGEELSLSGGQWDADEGDMWNSAPSQESNSSCNSWGNNPKKVPQKVKVPAKQEDAWIMNRLIKQLTDMGFPRDPAEEALKSNNMNLDQAMSALLEKKTELDKRGMGMAGHDYNNGLINKPMSCPRPPLLSKDPSADPRLPFMDKMQSGMFGGGGAAQARTMQQTQQPPQPPVPPLSSSQPSLRAQVPQFLSPQVQAQLLQFAAKNIGLNPALLTSPINPQHMTLLNQLYQLQLAYQRLQIQQQMLQAQRNVSGPIRQQEQQVARTINNMQQQIQQHQRQLAQALLMKHQQQQPPPSHSGLHPGGTKSTLDLFPGHPQAPGLPDLQTKEPQSSPNTYSPYSLSGLNPNMNVNCMDVGSLAMKEPPQPQSRLSQWTHPNSIESLTGNSSSLEPSLGKHGANLGPPGKPPQLEDSYSPYNLMSSSDSPTSPLVPPDSWGQGKSNNDKMANGTNINWPPEFCPGVPWKGLQNIDPENDPNMTPGSVPSGPTINTNIQDVNRYLLRDRSGGSSPTSSQIEALPPSTDWPVSAYTSSFSLSSPEMDDAGKLSEMKSTWSSGPISHSQASLSHELWKVPQGPRSSNIAPSRPPPGLTHSKPSSTWGGNSLGLAQGWSNSYTSAGTTWSTDSSTRTSSWLVLRNLTPQIDGSTLRTLCMQHGPLITFHLNLTQGNAVVRYSSKDEAAKAQKSLHMCVLGNTTILAEFAGEEEVNRFFAQGQSLGVTTSWQATPGSNQTRMGGTGSGAPHPIGHSPHWNNNNNGGGGLGSGAKTGGELLWGGVQQYSNLWGPPSGEEGRIMGSPTPINTLLPGDLLSGESM is encoded by the exons ACCTGCCCCCCCAGAGCAGCCAGGGAGCCCAGTATGATAATCCCCTCTGGGGACACCTGCCAACTAATAGGAGTGCCACAAGTGCTGCCTCTTCCACCAATCTCAGTGGTTGGGATCAACTGATTATTGACCAGAAGGACACAGAGGCTTGGCCTTCTATTACCCTCAGCAAGAGCCAGGCCCCTCCTGGAGGATGCCCTTTGGATACTGACCCTGGTCGCttgaccagcagcagcagcagcagcagcagcggcagcagcagtactagtagtagttgtagtacaGTTACTATGGCCACAGGGGCCAACAGCCAGACAGGCCACTTCCCTGCCAACCACCTTAGCAGCAAGGCCAACAGTGGAACCAGTCCTGCCAGTCATAGTGGAACCAGCATGCTCTCTAGCCAGGTTGCAGCCAATCGCAGCTGGGGTTCTGGACCTGGACCCTCCCATTGCCCCCCTCAGTCCTCAGTGGGGAATGAAGGAAAGAGTGACAGTCCAGTGGGGGGAGCAGGCAGCAGGGGCTGGGGCTCATCATCTTCCACCACCAACTATAACTTGAACCTAAACCCTAATGCCAACCCATCTGCCTGGCCCATGCTGGGGCATGATGGAGCTGGCATAGGGGGAGGCAGCTCAGGGGGAGCCAACACCATTTCACCTCCTCAACCTACACCAAACCTCTGTAATCAGCCTGGCCCTCCACCAGCCCAGACCAGCACCTGTACTGGAGCCAACACTAACAGCAACTCCTCTGGGATTGGCAGCGCCTGGGGTGGTTTAATGACCTCTGACATGTCAGAGCCACACCCCTCCCCATCCACGAATGTGTCTTTCAGTTCAGAACCTCAGAACCTTAAAACTGATGGACCAAATCACACTAATAAGCAGGAACCGTCAAGCCCTATCCACAGCTTGCCTGGCTGGGGTAATGCACCTGTAGGGATGAGTTCAATGGGCCAACCTCCAAAAGGGGGCCCGCAGGTCAATGGAGAAGATAGTAGCTCAGTATGGGGTAACAATGGCGACTCTAAGGCACCTTCATCTAAGGAGGCACCTGGCTGGAACTCTGGCTGGGGCCATGGCGGAGGTGGAGCAGGAAATACTGGAGGATGGGGTGACCAGTCCCGTGGAGACTGGGGGAAGCAGCACACTGAAGAGCCCCAGGGAAGCTGGGATACCCCCAGCTCTCCTCCGCAGGAGCCACAGGCGCCACAGGCTAGTCCTTGGGGCAGAGCTGTGAGCACAGCTGGtgccagtgaagggagcagtgAAAGCATGGAGGGACATCCCCCATGCAGAGACTCATCCAGAGATAatccagctcctctgctgcctgcaCAGGATCTGGACCCCAGGGTGTTGTGTAACACTGGCTGGGGACAGACCCCTGTTCGCCAGCACACCTCGTGGGATATGATTGAGAGTAAACGCAAGAATGATGCAGCCACTGAATCACGGGGCTCTGGCCCAACCACTCCAAACAATGCCCAGGGGCCCTCCAACACTAGCATGGGCCCCACTCAGAGGACTGACCCTGGGAGCAAAAATGATGTGCCTGGTTCTCAGGGAGCTTCAGGTTGGGGTGGAAGCATAGCAGCTACCAACAAGCCCAACTCTGGTTGGGGAGAGCCACCTAACAACATTAAGCCCCCAGGTGCCCCCAGTGGCTGGGGGAACTCTCCAGCAGGAGGCCCCACCACCAGTGTACCCAAGAATGGTGGTCAGtcatggagagaggagaagtcAAGTGGGTGGGACGATTCTCACATCAAGGCAACATCCCAAGGCTGGGGAGAGCAACAAAAAGCATCCCACAGCTGGGGCAATAGTGGAGGCAGCAATAACACTGGTGACTGGGGAGAACCAGAAGAGAGCAAAAAAAGTCCCACCAACCCTGCCTGGGAGGGCGAGGCAGGAGGTTGGAAGGAAAAGCCACGAGGCTGGGGAATGGCAGCTTCAGGATCAGGGATATCTGGAGCTGGAGGAAATGGTGGCTGGGGAGAACCAGTTTCCCAGCGTCCCAGTGGCCCTCCTCAAGGTTGGGCTGGCAAGCCTCAGGATGGGCCCAGTGGTAATAGTGGAGGAGGGGGCGTAGGCTCTTGGGGTGGCTCAAACTCAGTGAAGCAAGCTGCAGGTTTGAGTGGCAGTAAGCAGGAGTCCTCAGCTGATCCTACAGGCTGGGAAGAGCCCTCCCCACCTTCAATCCGACGTAAAATGGAGATAGATGATGGGACCTCAGCTTGGGGTGACCCTGGTGCCTACAACAAGGCAGTCAACTTGTGGGACAAGAATAATCCAGGAAATTCCCAGGCTAAAGTTCCCACTGGAGGCAATAATCCCCCAGTTCCAAACAACAACCATCACCACTCTCACAATCACCCATATCACGGGCCACCTGCACCTTTACAAAATCACAGTCAAAACTCTCAAAACCCAGGGCCCACCAGTGGGCCCATGGATCCTGTTGTGCAACACCCGCCTGGGCCATCTCACAACAGGGCTCCCCTGATAGCTCAAG GCTGGGGAGAAATACCAAGCTCCCACACAAAATCGGAGACCTCTTGGGGGgaacctgcacctgcacctgctcCGGTCAGCATGGACAATGGGACGTCTGCctggaacaaacacactgggagCTGTGGAGGCTGGAGTGACGGTAACCAGGACAGCTATGGCAGGGGCAACCCAGCAATGACGTCTGCATCTTGCAAACCTG CCCCCAAACCTATGCAAGACGGatggggaggtggaggtggaggtggaggtggaggtgaggagcTGAGCCTGTCAGGGGGTCAGTGGGATGCTGACGAGGGAGACATGTGGAATAGTGCTCCCTCCCAGGAGAGCAACTCCTCCTGCAACTCTTGGGGCAATAATCCTAAAAAGGTCCCACAGAAG GTGAAGGTCCCAGCAAAGCAGGAAGATGCCTGGATCATGAATCGTCTCATCAAACAGTTGACAGACATGGGCTTCCCT AGGGATCCAGCAGAGGAGGCTCTGAAGAGCAACAACATGAACCTGGACCAGGCCATGAGTGCCCTGCTGGAGAAGAAGACGGAGCTGGACAAGCGGGGGATGGGGATGGCCGGCCACGACTACAACAACGGGCTCATCAACAAGCCCATGAGCTGCCCTCGGCCCCCGCTTCTTTCCAAAGACCCCTCAGCAGACCCCCGCTTGCCCTTCATGGATAAG ATGCAGAGTGGAATGTTTGGCGGTGGTGGAGCAGCACAAGCCCGGACCATGCAGCAGACGCAGCAGCCTCCTCAGCCGCCAGTGCCgcctctcagctcctctcagcCTAGTCTACGTGCTCAAGTGCCTCAGTTTCTCTCCCCTCAG GTTCAAGCACAGCTCTTACAGTTTGCAGCAAAAAACATTGGTCTGAATCCTGCACTTTTAACCTCACCAATAAACCCTCAACATATGACCCTTCTGAATCAACTTTACCAGCTGCAACTG GCATACCAGCGTTTACAAattcagcagcagatgttgCAGGCGCAGCGCAATGTTTCTGGTCCCATTCGACAACAAGAGCAGCAA GTTGCACGTACAATCAAtaacatgcagcagcagatccaaCAGCACCAGCGTCAGCTGGCCCAGGCCCTGCTGATGAAGCATCAGCAACAGCAGCCGCCCCCCTCCCACTCGGGCCTGCATCCTGGTGGGACCAAATCCACCCTGGATTTGTTTCCAGGTCACCCCCAGGCTCCAGGCCTCCCTGACCTGCAGACCAAAGAGCCGCAGTCATCTCCTAACACCTACAGCCCCTACTCTCTCT CTGGACTGAATCCAAACATGAATGTAAACTGCATGGATGTGGGAAGTCTGGCTATGAAGGAACCCCCCCAGCCCCAATCGCGCTTGTCACAGTGGACGCACCCAAACTCCATCGAAAGCCTTACTGGTAACTCCTCTTCTCTAGAGCCCAGCCTGGGCAAGCATG GTGCCAACTTGGGTCCCCCGGGTAAACCCCCACAGCTGGAGGACTCTTACAGTCCCTACAACCTCATGTCCAGCTCAGACTCTCCTACCAGCCCCCTGGTCCCCCCAGACAGTTGGGGACAGGGCAAAAGTAACAACGACAAGATGGCCAATGGGACCAATATCAACTGGCCGCCAG AGTTCTGCCCCGGTGTTCCCTGGAAGGGTCTGCAGAATATCGACCCTGAGAATGACCCCAACATGACCCCTGGCAGTGTCCCCAGTGGGCCCACCATCAACACCAATATCCAAGATGTTAACCGCTACCTGCTACGGGACAGGAGTGGAG GCTCCTCTCCCACTTCATCTCAGATCGAGGCTCTGCCTCCCTCCACTGATTGGCCAGTCAGTGCCTACACTAGCTCGTTCAGTCTGTCGTCCCCGGAGATGGACGATGCAG GTAAACTGTCAGAGATGAAATCTACTTGGTCTTCTGGCCCTATCTCTCATAGCCAGGCCTCCCTGTCCCACGAGCTGTGGAAGGTCCCTCAGGGGCCCCGGAGCAGCAATATAGCCCCTTCACGTCCCCCACCTGGCCTCACCCACTCCAAGCCTTCCTCAACGTGGGGGGGAAACTCCCTGGGTCTGGCCCAAGGCTGGAGCAACTCTTACACCTCAG CAGGTACCACGTGGAGTACAGACAGCTCCACCAGGACCAGTAGCTGGCTGGTTTTGAGGAACCTCACTCCACAG ATTGATGGTTCGACTCTGCGTACACTGTGCATGCAGCACGGCCCCCTCATCACATTCCACCTCAACCTAACACAGGGCAACGCTGTGGTGCGCTACAGCTCCAAGGATGAGGCTGCCAAGGCTCAGAAGTCCCTGCACAT GTGCGTGCTCGGGAACACCACCATCCTGGCAGAGTTTGCtggggaggaggaagtgaaCCGCTTCTTTGCACAGGGCCAGTCGCTCGGCGTAACAACCAGCTGGCAGGCCACTCCAGGCTCCAATCAGACAAGGATGGGTGGGACTGGGTCCGGAGCCCCTCATCCTATCGGTCACTCGCCCCactggaacaacaacaacaacggcGGCGGTGGCCTGGGAAGCGGAGCAAAGACAGGCGGGGAGTTGCTTTGGGGTGGCGTGCAACAGTATTCTAACCTGTGGGGACCCCCAAGTGGAGAGGAGGGACGGATCATGGGGAGTCCCACACCAATCAATACGCTGCTGCCTGGGGACCTGCTGAGTGGAGAGTCCATGTAG
- the tnrc6c1 gene encoding trinucleotide repeat-containing gene 6C protein isoform X4, whose protein sequence is MEDKKKKKQEEKKKKEAAQKKATEQITKVPDSAKLDPTPPLPPINPSAAPSVAPSSGNGKRAPSGGQPQTAQQPQTLLQQRYPPREVPPRFRQQEHKQLLKRGQPLPSGSLLLTTTTRPSTTEPAAAAVPAHSSPSCSSSSTASLPTDLPPQSSQGAQYDNPLWGHLPTNRSATSAASSTNLSGWDQLIIDQKDTEAWPSITLSKSQAPPGGCPLDTDPGRLTSSSSSSSSGSSSTSSSCSTVTMATGANSQTGHFPANHLSSKANSGTSPASHSGTSMLSSQVAANRSWGSGPGPSHCPPQSSVGNEGKSDSPVGGAGSRGWGSSSSTTNYNLNLNPNANPSAWPMLGHDGAGIGGGSSGGANTISPPQPTPNLCNQPGPPPAQTSTCTGANTNSNSSGIGSAWGGLMTSDMSEPHPSPSTNVSFSSEPQNLKTDGPNHTNKQEPSSPIHSLPGWGNAPVGMSSMGQPPKGGPQVNGEDSSSVWGNNGDSKAPSSKEAPGWNSGWGHGGGGAGNTGGWGDQSRGDWGKQHTEEPQGSWDTPSSPPQEPQAPQASPWGRAVSTAGASEGSSESMEGHPPCRDSSRDNPAPLLPAQDLDPRVLCNTGWGQTPVRQHTSWDMIESKRKNDAATESRGSGPTTPNNAQGPSNTSMGPTQRTDPGSKNDVPGSQGASGWGGSIAATNKPNSGWGEPPNNIKPPGAPSGWGNSPAGGPTTSVPKNGGQSWREEKSSGWDDSHIKATSQGWGEQQKASHSWGNSGGSNNTGDWGEPEESKKSPTNPAWEGEAGGWKEKPRGWGMAASGSGISGAGGNGGWGEPVSQRPSGPPQGWAGKPQDGPSGNSGGGGVGSWGGSNSVKQAAGLSGSKQESSADPTGWEEPSPPSIRRKMEIDDGTSAWGDPGAYNKAVNLWDKNNPGNSQAKVPTGGNNPPVPNNNHHHSHNHPYHGPPAPLQNHSQNSQNPGPTSGPMDPVVQHPPGPSHNRAPLIAQGWGEIPSSHTKSETSWGEPAPAPAPVSMDNGTSAWNKHTGSCGGWSDGNQDSYGRGNPAMTSASCKPAPKPMQDGWGGGGGGGGGGEELSLSGGQWDADEGDMWNSAPSQESNSSCNSWGNNPKKVPQKVKVPAKQEDAWIMNRLIKQLTDMGFPRDPAEEALKSNNMNLDQAMSALLEKKTELDKRGMGMAGHDYNNGLINKPMSCPRPPLLSKDPSADPRLPFMDKQMQSGMFGGGGAAQARTMQQTQQPPQPPVPPLSSSQPSLRAQVPQFLSPQVQAQLLQFAAKNIGLNPALLTSPINPQHMTLLNQLYQLQLAYQRLQIQQQMLQAQRNVSGPIRQQEQQVARTINNMQQQIQQHQRQLAQALLMKHQQQQPPPSHSGLHPGGTKSTLDLFPGHPQAPGLPDLQTKEPQSSPNTYSPYSLSGLNPNMNVNCMDVGSLAMKEPPQPQSRLSQWTHPNSIESLTGNSSSLEPSLGKHGANLGPPGKPPQLEDSYSPYNLMSSSDSPTSPLVPPDSWGQGKSNNDKMANGTNINWPPEFCPGVPWKGLQNIDPENDPNMTPGSVPSGPTINTNIQDVNRYLLRDRSGGKLSEMKSTWSSGPISHSQASLSHELWKVPQGPRSSNIAPSRPPPGLTHSKPSSTWGGNSLGLAQGWSNSYTSAGTTWSTDSSTRTSSWLVLRNLTPQIDGSTLRTLCMQHGPLITFHLNLTQGNAVVRYSSKDEAAKAQKSLHMCVLGNTTILAEFAGEEEVNRFFAQGQSLGVTTSWQATPGSNQTRMGGTGSGAPHPIGHSPHWNNNNNGGGGLGSGAKTGGELLWGGVQQYSNLWGPPSGEEGRIMGSPTPINTLLPGDLLSGESM, encoded by the exons ACCTGCCCCCCCAGAGCAGCCAGGGAGCCCAGTATGATAATCCCCTCTGGGGACACCTGCCAACTAATAGGAGTGCCACAAGTGCTGCCTCTTCCACCAATCTCAGTGGTTGGGATCAACTGATTATTGACCAGAAGGACACAGAGGCTTGGCCTTCTATTACCCTCAGCAAGAGCCAGGCCCCTCCTGGAGGATGCCCTTTGGATACTGACCCTGGTCGCttgaccagcagcagcagcagcagcagcagcggcagcagcagtactagtagtagttgtagtacaGTTACTATGGCCACAGGGGCCAACAGCCAGACAGGCCACTTCCCTGCCAACCACCTTAGCAGCAAGGCCAACAGTGGAACCAGTCCTGCCAGTCATAGTGGAACCAGCATGCTCTCTAGCCAGGTTGCAGCCAATCGCAGCTGGGGTTCTGGACCTGGACCCTCCCATTGCCCCCCTCAGTCCTCAGTGGGGAATGAAGGAAAGAGTGACAGTCCAGTGGGGGGAGCAGGCAGCAGGGGCTGGGGCTCATCATCTTCCACCACCAACTATAACTTGAACCTAAACCCTAATGCCAACCCATCTGCCTGGCCCATGCTGGGGCATGATGGAGCTGGCATAGGGGGAGGCAGCTCAGGGGGAGCCAACACCATTTCACCTCCTCAACCTACACCAAACCTCTGTAATCAGCCTGGCCCTCCACCAGCCCAGACCAGCACCTGTACTGGAGCCAACACTAACAGCAACTCCTCTGGGATTGGCAGCGCCTGGGGTGGTTTAATGACCTCTGACATGTCAGAGCCACACCCCTCCCCATCCACGAATGTGTCTTTCAGTTCAGAACCTCAGAACCTTAAAACTGATGGACCAAATCACACTAATAAGCAGGAACCGTCAAGCCCTATCCACAGCTTGCCTGGCTGGGGTAATGCACCTGTAGGGATGAGTTCAATGGGCCAACCTCCAAAAGGGGGCCCGCAGGTCAATGGAGAAGATAGTAGCTCAGTATGGGGTAACAATGGCGACTCTAAGGCACCTTCATCTAAGGAGGCACCTGGCTGGAACTCTGGCTGGGGCCATGGCGGAGGTGGAGCAGGAAATACTGGAGGATGGGGTGACCAGTCCCGTGGAGACTGGGGGAAGCAGCACACTGAAGAGCCCCAGGGAAGCTGGGATACCCCCAGCTCTCCTCCGCAGGAGCCACAGGCGCCACAGGCTAGTCCTTGGGGCAGAGCTGTGAGCACAGCTGGtgccagtgaagggagcagtgAAAGCATGGAGGGACATCCCCCATGCAGAGACTCATCCAGAGATAatccagctcctctgctgcctgcaCAGGATCTGGACCCCAGGGTGTTGTGTAACACTGGCTGGGGACAGACCCCTGTTCGCCAGCACACCTCGTGGGATATGATTGAGAGTAAACGCAAGAATGATGCAGCCACTGAATCACGGGGCTCTGGCCCAACCACTCCAAACAATGCCCAGGGGCCCTCCAACACTAGCATGGGCCCCACTCAGAGGACTGACCCTGGGAGCAAAAATGATGTGCCTGGTTCTCAGGGAGCTTCAGGTTGGGGTGGAAGCATAGCAGCTACCAACAAGCCCAACTCTGGTTGGGGAGAGCCACCTAACAACATTAAGCCCCCAGGTGCCCCCAGTGGCTGGGGGAACTCTCCAGCAGGAGGCCCCACCACCAGTGTACCCAAGAATGGTGGTCAGtcatggagagaggagaagtcAAGTGGGTGGGACGATTCTCACATCAAGGCAACATCCCAAGGCTGGGGAGAGCAACAAAAAGCATCCCACAGCTGGGGCAATAGTGGAGGCAGCAATAACACTGGTGACTGGGGAGAACCAGAAGAGAGCAAAAAAAGTCCCACCAACCCTGCCTGGGAGGGCGAGGCAGGAGGTTGGAAGGAAAAGCCACGAGGCTGGGGAATGGCAGCTTCAGGATCAGGGATATCTGGAGCTGGAGGAAATGGTGGCTGGGGAGAACCAGTTTCCCAGCGTCCCAGTGGCCCTCCTCAAGGTTGGGCTGGCAAGCCTCAGGATGGGCCCAGTGGTAATAGTGGAGGAGGGGGCGTAGGCTCTTGGGGTGGCTCAAACTCAGTGAAGCAAGCTGCAGGTTTGAGTGGCAGTAAGCAGGAGTCCTCAGCTGATCCTACAGGCTGGGAAGAGCCCTCCCCACCTTCAATCCGACGTAAAATGGAGATAGATGATGGGACCTCAGCTTGGGGTGACCCTGGTGCCTACAACAAGGCAGTCAACTTGTGGGACAAGAATAATCCAGGAAATTCCCAGGCTAAAGTTCCCACTGGAGGCAATAATCCCCCAGTTCCAAACAACAACCATCACCACTCTCACAATCACCCATATCACGGGCCACCTGCACCTTTACAAAATCACAGTCAAAACTCTCAAAACCCAGGGCCCACCAGTGGGCCCATGGATCCTGTTGTGCAACACCCGCCTGGGCCATCTCACAACAGGGCTCCCCTGATAGCTCAAG GCTGGGGAGAAATACCAAGCTCCCACACAAAATCGGAGACCTCTTGGGGGgaacctgcacctgcacctgctcCGGTCAGCATGGACAATGGGACGTCTGCctggaacaaacacactgggagCTGTGGAGGCTGGAGTGACGGTAACCAGGACAGCTATGGCAGGGGCAACCCAGCAATGACGTCTGCATCTTGCAAACCTG CCCCCAAACCTATGCAAGACGGatggggaggtggaggtggaggtggaggtggaggtgaggagcTGAGCCTGTCAGGGGGTCAGTGGGATGCTGACGAGGGAGACATGTGGAATAGTGCTCCCTCCCAGGAGAGCAACTCCTCCTGCAACTCTTGGGGCAATAATCCTAAAAAGGTCCCACAGAAG GTGAAGGTCCCAGCAAAGCAGGAAGATGCCTGGATCATGAATCGTCTCATCAAACAGTTGACAGACATGGGCTTCCCT AGGGATCCAGCAGAGGAGGCTCTGAAGAGCAACAACATGAACCTGGACCAGGCCATGAGTGCCCTGCTGGAGAAGAAGACGGAGCTGGACAAGCGGGGGATGGGGATGGCCGGCCACGACTACAACAACGGGCTCATCAACAAGCCCATGAGCTGCCCTCGGCCCCCGCTTCTTTCCAAAGACCCCTCAGCAGACCCCCGCTTGCCCTTCATGGATAAG CAGATGCAGAGTGGAATGTTTGGCGGTGGTGGAGCAGCACAAGCCCGGACCATGCAGCAGACGCAGCAGCCTCCTCAGCCGCCAGTGCCgcctctcagctcctctcagcCTAGTCTACGTGCTCAAGTGCCTCAGTTTCTCTCCCCTCAG GTTCAAGCACAGCTCTTACAGTTTGCAGCAAAAAACATTGGTCTGAATCCTGCACTTTTAACCTCACCAATAAACCCTCAACATATGACCCTTCTGAATCAACTTTACCAGCTGCAACTG GCATACCAGCGTTTACAAattcagcagcagatgttgCAGGCGCAGCGCAATGTTTCTGGTCCCATTCGACAACAAGAGCAGCAA GTTGCACGTACAATCAAtaacatgcagcagcagatccaaCAGCACCAGCGTCAGCTGGCCCAGGCCCTGCTGATGAAGCATCAGCAACAGCAGCCGCCCCCCTCCCACTCGGGCCTGCATCCTGGTGGGACCAAATCCACCCTGGATTTGTTTCCAGGTCACCCCCAGGCTCCAGGCCTCCCTGACCTGCAGACCAAAGAGCCGCAGTCATCTCCTAACACCTACAGCCCCTACTCTCTCT CTGGACTGAATCCAAACATGAATGTAAACTGCATGGATGTGGGAAGTCTGGCTATGAAGGAACCCCCCCAGCCCCAATCGCGCTTGTCACAGTGGACGCACCCAAACTCCATCGAAAGCCTTACTGGTAACTCCTCTTCTCTAGAGCCCAGCCTGGGCAAGCATG GTGCCAACTTGGGTCCCCCGGGTAAACCCCCACAGCTGGAGGACTCTTACAGTCCCTACAACCTCATGTCCAGCTCAGACTCTCCTACCAGCCCCCTGGTCCCCCCAGACAGTTGGGGACAGGGCAAAAGTAACAACGACAAGATGGCCAATGGGACCAATATCAACTGGCCGCCAG AGTTCTGCCCCGGTGTTCCCTGGAAGGGTCTGCAGAATATCGACCCTGAGAATGACCCCAACATGACCCCTGGCAGTGTCCCCAGTGGGCCCACCATCAACACCAATATCCAAGATGTTAACCGCTACCTGCTACGGGACAGGAGTGGAG GTAAACTGTCAGAGATGAAATCTACTTGGTCTTCTGGCCCTATCTCTCATAGCCAGGCCTCCCTGTCCCACGAGCTGTGGAAGGTCCCTCAGGGGCCCCGGAGCAGCAATATAGCCCCTTCACGTCCCCCACCTGGCCTCACCCACTCCAAGCCTTCCTCAACGTGGGGGGGAAACTCCCTGGGTCTGGCCCAAGGCTGGAGCAACTCTTACACCTCAG CAGGTACCACGTGGAGTACAGACAGCTCCACCAGGACCAGTAGCTGGCTGGTTTTGAGGAACCTCACTCCACAG ATTGATGGTTCGACTCTGCGTACACTGTGCATGCAGCACGGCCCCCTCATCACATTCCACCTCAACCTAACACAGGGCAACGCTGTGGTGCGCTACAGCTCCAAGGATGAGGCTGCCAAGGCTCAGAAGTCCCTGCACAT GTGCGTGCTCGGGAACACCACCATCCTGGCAGAGTTTGCtggggaggaggaagtgaaCCGCTTCTTTGCACAGGGCCAGTCGCTCGGCGTAACAACCAGCTGGCAGGCCACTCCAGGCTCCAATCAGACAAGGATGGGTGGGACTGGGTCCGGAGCCCCTCATCCTATCGGTCACTCGCCCCactggaacaacaacaacaacggcGGCGGTGGCCTGGGAAGCGGAGCAAAGACAGGCGGGGAGTTGCTTTGGGGTGGCGTGCAACAGTATTCTAACCTGTGGGGACCCCCAAGTGGAGAGGAGGGACGGATCATGGGGAGTCCCACACCAATCAATACGCTGCTGCCTGGGGACCTGCTGAGTGGAGAGTCCATGTAG